The DNA segment gctcttgttaaattgtGTACTACTATACTATGATGTGTATTGGAtgctgtttatttcatatcaCTATGCAGCTTTTCACATTACCATTGAATGCACACCTACCATTTAATTATTTGATGCATGCAGCAAACTACAGTGAACAAAGTcagaatattatatattataaatagtTAAAGGAATTCTTACAGATAAATGTTAAAACCTAGAAGCACCTTCTTTCGTTAGAAACTGTAAATATAAAGTTCAGACAAAGTGATCCAGTTTGTTCTATAGAGTATATAAAAGATAACACCGGTCAGTTGAGGTCAAAAGGAATAAGCCAAATGCTCACGTTATCCAGGGTTTAGGGTGATCAAAACaggaaatataataaaaacagcCAGTGTCCACATGAGTAGCTTGAGCAAGCCAAGATGTTTGAGCCATCAATGCTTCCAGGTGTTAAGCAAAcagtgttttgttatatttaaacactcctgttttctgtaaaatacagacctgtgaaataatttattttcatgggcatgaaattgcTATGTCATGGGAACAGGAATTAATGGATTTCAACTATTGCATGTAAAATATAaggattttatttgtttgttgggattaatttTCTTAGGCTTATAAAACCAAGAAATCCATGAAAGTAGTCCCCCCACGAATACTAATGACTTTGCAGTCTATAAAAACCTATTACCCCCTATATTCTGCACTATTAGCGACAGTCTTACAGAATTTAGCacaaatttgtatatttattgaaataatgatataaatgacTTTTATTTGCTGCACAGACGCCTGAGCTGCGGTCAAGGTATCAGAAACCAGATGAGGTACTGTGTATCGATGCATCTCGGCAGACTGTGAATCCAGATGTTTCAGAGGTGGATATAAGAATTGGGGTAGACAAATCTCCAGTGAAAATAGTGTGCCATTCTCCTTCTAGAATAAATCATTCTCTAAGGTATGATTAGGTCTTATTGTCCCTAATTATTCAGTACAATTGGCATGCAAGTAAGAGTTTATATGGGGCTTTTTAGCTACAAGTCAGTTATAGATCACATTGACATTATGAACTTTGTTTTGTATTCACTCTACTGTGCTTTATTTCTGcaaaacttaatttcataaagTCAATAAATAATCTATTATCTATAGCCTGTATTTATTATTACGCAGTGTACTGAAATAAATCCATAGTGAAGCATATTCAGTGTAGTTCTTAGCCAGACCTTAAAAAATACTTTCTGAAGGAAAGGGGAAATTCTTTAAAATAAGGCGAAAACCTTTGGTATTTTGAAAATCGCAGACtatttattgaaattttgttattgtatcaTTGTCAGTTAAGAATGGAAAATAACTCTTGAAGCTTCTTTTTGACTTTTATGTTAAGAGAATTTTTTTATAGAGAATACTAGTAGTTCATCTTAGACTGTAATATAGGTATGGACAATTTCTTTGTCTGTGTCTTTCAGGCAACATAATGCTGTGATAGATTCAGGGGAAAATATAAGACAATCGAGACACAGGACACCTGTGATAATGAAAGAGAAATTGCAAGGTTTGTATTAATACATTTCAGAACTTCCTTCATCCTTAATACTTGTATGGCACATCAGACATTAGTTTTTAGTACCTGAAAACTGACATCGTTCTCCTTAAGCATATGTTGAATTTTAAGTCAATTACTAGAAGTCAGTCGGCAGATAGTGACAGGCTTGTTTTCCTTCGTTAAGGTGTACCAGCCCCAAATTTCATATCTGGAAATAGGATAGGAAcaattactacatatagtttatgtaaacatagaattaacaagtttatttgtagtaacagtactatgcattagtgTTAAAATAGTATGCAAAGAATACATGCATAGcttaacacagtataaatgtgtactactattgaaaaaaatggattttttttaaagatgactGTTATTGCATAACATTTAATTATGGATGTAATTTTACATACAcaattgatttatatatttagtaaagttaaatatttttgacaaggATTTTtcacatttgaagtaaatatctaagaCCAAATATTTTAAGTGAATGATGTGCAGAGGATAACTTTTACAGGGGCCGATATTTAAAGTCAGCCCATTCAGCTATAGACCCATTACAGGGCTCACTCTGCCATATGCCACATGAGCCTTTTGCTCTAAATCCCTGAAAGTGGCTCAGCATTTGTGTGGCTTTTAAAATGATGCTGTGTGCATACAAAATGTACATCCAATTTCAGTTGTAGTGATTTTGCAATGACACTGACTAAAATGTTTTGAGATAGTGTGATTCCCTACATTTTTTCTGGCATATATATGTTCCAACTTTAAAACAgattaattatttttacatttcaagTCAGTCAAGACGTCTATGTCAACTTAAACATTTTTCTTATCTATAAGACAATGTGCTCAATTTAGTCTTTACTGAAACAGTTTTGTGTGAAATGCAACAATTTCATTAGAAGCAAAACCTTTAGaataatatttttgtacatgtagaTGATCATATTGATCCCTATACAGCCGTCCAGTCAATACCTATGACCCCTCCTCAACAGGACAGGCGAGTGCTCCAGTCCCTGTCGACCAACTACCCTCAACCAGACTTCAGTGATTCTGGGGGCTCGGATAAATTCTTGGTAGAGAGACTGGATGATAAATTCTCTATAGCCAGTGACAATGATACCAGTAGTGTGAAAGAATACACCGTGACTAATCATAAGTTGAAAGATAAAGAAGTGATGGGGGATAGGTAAATATGAGAATAATTTTTACCCATTTTACTTTCTGCGagaataaattttattaatttttaagaaTTAATTCCAGCTGTGGCATCAAGTCAACATACTTTAGGGGTCATAGGTAGTGCCACCACGTTTGATCTATATTTCATGTAAAAGATATTTGAGGAATGCAAACGCAGTCCTGTGAAATTATGCTACAGTATATAATTATCTCTTTGTAGTTTTTGAATTCAGTCATGCTTCATACTGaagttctgctatatattattgataaatttatgaaagggttttttttttttcaaggtagagctgtatatttctatttatgtTGCTGATTATTCAGTTGAAATATCGCAGACCTGTGTTGTAACTAAGCAGCAAAATTGGCCTGTAAGTTTGGCGTGTAAATTTGTTATGCTTGGATCTGAATCTGATTAATAAGGCTTCATTACTTTTCAAATATCATCATAGTTTATAAAAGTGGTATATAGTAAAGCCCTAAATCTTATAACATTATTTAATGAGTCACATgtacattgtttttcttttataaaggGTACCATCCTCTACTAAAAAAGAGAAAAGGCCTGAGACTGCTAAAAAGAAGAAAGGTACGATTCTAATTTGGGCTAAGAAGAGCATTTATTACTGAATAAATTAAATTGTACCACATGAATTTTGTTGATTGTAAAAATATACTTCATTAGGATGTAACTCACAGCCTTGTGGTTCATAGTTTTGTGCACTCAATTTCCTTTGGAAagttcaatttttcttttttatgtcttAGTTATGTACTATTATGCAAGATCAGTCTAAAAGATAAGAAAAAGTTGTCTCTTGTCCATAGAGCCGGGTTGTATTTGCTTGTCTGAATTACACATACATATTCTACAAATCTGTTTGGCAGTATTATTGAAGTGTCATGCTGTCTGGCAACCATAAATACTTGGTTAAGTTATTGGCCTAACTGAAGTAAAATAATGGTTCAAACTTCTGATATGGAGGTCAAAACTTCTCTATTAAATCCATCCATCCAGGCCATTTGATTTATGAGACAGCGAAATCATTatctatgtaaaattatttatttggAAGTTAGAACTATTTACATTATGCTTGAATTGTCTTAGTGTTGCAAGGACTGCATTTTGGTGTTTGAATGCACAGCTTAGTAATTAGTGTCAAAGCTTCTAAAACTATACTCCCCAAGATGGATATCAACTGTCTGCCATATATCTTTAACTGGTAATGTCGCagtaatgtaaaataaaacagtgtaTCATATGCTCATGTTTCAGTAACTTTAGTGAGATGTACATTGCAAATGACTTTACTCTAAACTGCAAAAAAGCGAAATCTGACAAAAAACTGTCCgatttaagaaatgaaacttttaaacTCCCCTAACAGGCAAACCctttttgtatataatttgtacAAGTCAGAGAACTTGGACAATGTATTTTTCAGGACGCATGGTACCATCTAGGTATATGCAAGCTGcagagtcaaaggtcaaggcttcATTATCATCAAGAATGGAGAAGGtacttatttgtttgttatttattcCCCTTTCTTTCTTTGAAGTGTTGCTTCAGCAGGTGATTGTTTGAAGTCGAACCACTTGCCCCTGGCTGCTGTTTAAAACCTCgcttggggtgttgaattcttgtgaggaagtcatcctTCTGGTTGAGAGAATGCCCGGATTTCTACCTCGGTGCCTGTCTGATGTTAAAATACTGCTTGAAGGCGCACCAGGTGCTTCCTCGTCCTTGAatagctgggaagtcgccatatcacctataattatgtcagtgtgatgttaaacccaacaaaaaatgaaaattaaaacttGCTAGTACAAACAAGCAAACCCTCTCATAAGTCTATGAGGTGTACATTATATCTATACTGTATAATCATTGTTACACATATTTAATTGTAGTGCACTATGCCTGTAGAATTTGAGCAGTTTCATCGTAAAagtttaatattacatttttgcagTCCTCATTTGACAAGACAAGTAAAACTAGTAAAAGCATGGATTATCCACAGTCAGTCAAGAAAAGTGCTAGAAAGGTGCGGCGAAATGTCACTAGGGATGCTGCACCAGAACGTCCCGTCACCCCGGACAACCAGTCTATCTCCTCTACAGGGGGTAAAACGTCAACGCCAACCATGGACGGGTCACATTTGTCTCATGATATGGATATAGACGCATCGGCTATACATCCTGAAGTCTCGCTACTTGCAggtttttacagtattttactttgaatttgttttttagtTGACTGAAGTTGATGACTTTGGATTTCTAGCCCTAAGAAATTAGAAGGAAAGTTGGCTGTACTCATGAATTACCAACTTTTAATTATAATTGACTATGAATCACTTGCCCTTGATTGGTGTgagtttgaaaccttgcttgggatgtaaaattcttcatgtgcggaagccatccagctggcttcagGAAGGTTGGTTCTACCAGAGTGCATGTCAGTCCCAGAAATGATGTACAGATGGGCTCTTGGGGTCCTCCATCACCGTCAAAAGcttgaaaagttgccatatgacttaaaATTGTGTCAATATAACTCTAATCACAACAAAAACAAGATTAATTGTAATTGATTTATGATTGGTTTTTGTATTAACATTGCTTTCtgtttgtaaaattttgatgttAAGTATCTTATAACACAATCATTaagataaagtttttaaaatttctaaataaattttcTGATCTCTTCACATATTTAAGgtttttgtgtatttttagctcacctgtcacaaagtgacaaggtgagcttttgtgatcgcgcggtgtccgtcgtccgtcgtccgtccgtgcgtccgtgcgtgcgtccgtaaacttttgcttgtgaccactctagaggtcacatttttcatgggatctttatgaaagttggtcagaatgttcaccttgatgatatctaggtcaagttcgaaactgggtcacatgccgtcaaaaactaggtcagtaggtctaaaaatagaaaaaccttgtgacctctctagaggccataattttcaatggatcttcatgaaaattggtcaaaatgttcatcttgatgatatctaggtcaagttcgaaactgggtcatgtgcggtcaaaaactaggtcagtaggtctaaaaatagaaaaaccttgtgacctctctagaggccatatgtttctcaagatcttcatgaaagttggtcagaacgttcaccttgatgatatctaggtcaagttcgaaactgggtcacgtgccatcaaaaactaggtcagtaggtcaaataatagaaaaaccttgtgacctctctaaaggccatatttttcatgggatctgtatgaaagttggtctgaatgttcatcttgatgatatctaggtcaagttcgaaactgggtcacgtaccttcaaaaactaggtcagtaggtcaaaaaatagaaaaaccttgtgacctctctagaggccatatatttcatgaaatcttcatgaaaatttgtcagaatgttcaccttgatgatatctaagtcaagttcgaaagtgggtcacgtgccatcaaaaactaggtcagtaggtcaaataatagaaaaaccttgtgacctaactagaggccatattttccatgggatctgtatgaaagttggtctgaatgttcatcttgataatatctaggtcaagtttgaaagtgggtcacgtgccgtcaaaactaggtcagtaggtcaaataatagaaaaaccttgtgacctctctaaaggccatatttttcaatggatcttcatgaaagttggtctgaatgttcatcttgatgatatctaggtcagattcgaaacagggtcatgtgcggtcaaaaactaggtcagtaggtctaaaaatagaaaaaccttgtgacctctctagaggccatacttgtgaatggatctccataaaaattggtcagaatgttcaacttgatgatatctaagtcaagttcgaaagtgggtcacgtgccatcaaaatgtaggtcagtaggtcaaataatgaaaaaatgttgtgacctctcaagaggccatatttttcatgggatctgtatgaaagttggtctgaatgtttatcttgatgatatctaggtcaagtttgaaactgggtcaactgcgatcaaaaactaggtcagtaggtcttgaaatagaaaaaccttgtgacctctttagaggccatacccttgaatggatcttcatgaaaattggtcagaatgttcaccttgatgatatctaggtcaagtttgaaactgggccacgtgccttaaaaaactaggtcaataggtcaaataatagaaaaaccttgtgacctctctagagaccatatttttcaatggatcttcatgaaaattggtcagaatttttatctttataatatttaggtcaagttcaaaactgggtcacatgagctcaaaaactaggtctctatgtcaaataatagaaaaaacgtcatactcaaaactggatcatgtgggaagaggtgagcgattcaggaccatcatggtcctcttgttctaactGACAGATCGCAAAAGTTTGTtgtctgttactttaatactGCATCTTATTAATAAAACGTTCCATTCTGGAAATCATCATATGCAATTGTATCAACTTAATTcatcacctcaacgcaacaaagtcgtatcttattataaatttataataagatattacTTTGTTGCATTGAGATGATGTTATGTCTTTTGCTTGATATGGGTTGCCCTTCTTTTCTGTAGAATTGAACCAAGTTCAGGCTGTCATGTatggaagccacccagctggatTTGTTGAAAGACACTGTCTCTAAAATGAAGTTAAGAaagacacctggggtcttcctccaccagttTAAATTTAGAAAGTCTCAGTGTGGCCTAAATGATGTTAGTGTgactaaaatcaaacaaatattgtaaatttagaCTTGACAGAGATGAATGTGAGATCAGGAAATTTATGAAGGAggtttccaaaattttttggaaaactgATTATTTTTGACAGACTCATACTGTTTTGTGTTTCTGTAGGTGATACATCCCGGCTCCATCAGTCAGCAGGAAAGCCTGGTAGTGGAAAAACAAGATCTAGATTGAAACAAGACTTACGAGATGAATTAATGGGACAGTCTATATTATCTAACGTCTCAATGTGTAACCAGTCAGTATTAGCATCTAAACCTAAACAGGTAAGCGTTAATAGTTGTAACTCCTATGAATAAGGGAGACTAATCCTGCAGGCTTAGTTAAATGTCTAGTTAAAAGGGAGTTAATTGGGACGAGGCGTATTattggcatttcattgaaacttcgcataatcatagaggccattgagacaaagtgcagtgtcattcaaagaaccataactctaccttacctagttttttaaattatctccctttattatacaaaataaggcttgtctggagcattacttgaaaagtattaatggtatttcattgaaacttcacataatcatagaggccactgacggaaagtgcagtgtcaaagaaccataactctactgacctagtttttgaattatctccctgtattatacaaaataaggcttgtccgtcCGGAGAgaaacttgaaaagtattaatggcatttcattgaaacttcacataatcatagaggccattgagaccaagtgcagtgtcaaagaaccataactctaccttacctaggttttgaattatctccctttattatacaaaataaggcttgtctagagcattacttgaaaagtattaatggcattccATTGAAACTTcgcataatcatagaggccattgacgggaagtgcagtgtcaaagaaccataaatcTACTTTAcctaatttttgaattatctcccttattatacaaaataaggcttgtccggagtataacttgaaaagtattaatggcatttgattgaaacttcacatgagcATActggccattgagacaaagtgcagtggtAAATAATCAtaacaaattatctccctttattatacaaaataaggcttgtccggagcattacttgaaaagtattaacggcatttcattgaaacttcacaaaatgatagaggtcattgacgggaagtgcagtgtcattcaaagaaccataactatcTAGGttttgaattatccccctttattatacaaataagGCTTGTACGGAGCATTAcatgaaaagtattaatggcatttcattgaaacttcacaaaatgatagaggccattgacgggaagtgcactgtcaaagaaccataactctgctttacctacttttttaattatctccgTCAAGCACATGatgcatcattcggttttacagATTCCTTGTTTTTCATATAGCTTGCTACATGGATAGAGGGCAATGTGGAGAATATGTACatctgtttattttgtaaaaactaCGGTTGCTTCGGcaacaaataattaaaaagtGTGACAAAAAATGAATCAAGTGATAGCAAAAAGTCAAGAGATTTTGTATAATAACACTTCATAGAATAAAAAACGTATTAAGATtatgcattttatttaattttctctgTTCTTCTGTCTGCCCATTTTTCAATATGTCTGTCAAAGAAGAGGGGTTATGCCATAGGTTACATGTATAAAAGATTTTTACATGAAACCTGCTACATTAATAGGAGGCAGTATGAATAAAATGCACATCATGATATTTTATCCATCTGTATGCCTtgttatctgtctgtctgttcatgTGTCAGACTGAGTCACAAATGATGGATCCCATGGTAACTTGGTGCAAGAGATTTTTTCTTGAAACCTGGTTTATTGATGGTGGACAATTTGGAGAAAAATACTGGTCCTTTCCTCAAACTGCAGTTTAAAACAGAACGGTTTCTATGGTAGCATAGTTAAAATAAGACAAATTATGAATCCTTCATTAACTTGGGCTGCCCCTGTATCCTAATGGTAGAGACCCAGCTTTGAGTGCAGAAGGTTGGGGGATTCAATCCCTGGACACATCATACCAAAGAATTGAAAAATGGTaacagtagctcccttgcttaaaTTAAAGTTCAGCATTAAAACAGAATCTAAATTTCCTTCTCTCATGCTGTCGTGGTGATGGAATGTGGTGTCAGTAgtgattaatgtaagttgtagaaATTGTTCTCAATCAGGTAAGATTGGTATAAAGTAACTTTTTGAAAGTACATGAGatgttttcattatatctatTAGAGTTATAAAGAGCAATAAGAAGAATATACAGGTCATtgcttttttttagctcacctgtcacaaagtgacaaggtgagcttttgtgatcgcgcggtgtccgtcgtccgtcgtgcgtccgtgcgtccgtaaacttttgcttgtgaccactctagaggtcacatttttcatgggatctttatgaaagttggtcagaatgttcatcttgatgatatctaggtcaagttcgaaactgggtcacgtgccatcaaaaactaggtcagtaggtctaaaaatagaaaaaccttgtgacctctctagaggccatatatttcacaagatcttcatgaaaattggtcagaatgttcaccttgatgatatctaggtcaagttcgaaactgggtcacgtggggtcaaaaactaggtcagtaggtctaaaaatagaaaaaccttatgacctctctagaggccatatttttcatgagatcttcatgaatattggtcagaatgtttatcttgatgatatctaggtcaagttcgaaactgggtcacgtaggttcaaaaactagatcattaggtctaaaaatagaaaaaccttgtgacctctctagaggccatatttctcaatgcatcttcatgaaaattggtcagaatgttcatcttgatgatatctaggtcaagttcgaaactgggtcacgtggggtcaaaaactaggtcagtaggtctaaaaatagaaaaaccttgtgacctctctagaggccatatttttcatgagatcttcatgaatattggtcagaatgttcaccttgatgatatctaggtcaagttcgaacctgggtcatgtggggtcaaaaactaggtcagtagatctaaaaatagaaaaaccttgtgacctctctagtggccatatttctcaatggatcttcatgaaaattggtcagaatgttcaccttgatgatatctaggtcaagtttgaaactgggtcatgtgcggtcaaaaactaggtcagtaggtctaaaaataggaaaaccttgtgacctctctagaggcgatatttttcaatggatcttaatgaaaattggtcagaatgtttaccttgaagatatctaggtcaggttcaaaactgggtcaagtggggttaaaaactaggtcagtagatctaaaaatagaaaaaccttgtgacctctctagaggccatatttttcatgagatcttcatgaatattggtcagaatgttcatcttgatgatatctaagtcagattcgaaactgggtcacgtgggttcaaaaactaggtcagtaggtctaaaaatagaaaaaaccttgtgacctctctagaggccatatttctcaatggatcttcatgaaaattgatgagaatgttcagcttgatgatatctaggtcaggttcgtaactgggtcacgtgcgatcaaaaactaggtcagtaggtcgaaaaatagaaaaaccttgtgacctctctagaggccatatttttcacgagatcttcatgaaaattggtgagaatgttcaccttgatgatatctaggtcaagtttaaaagtgggtcacgtgccttcaaaaactaggtcattaggtcaaataatagaaaaaccttgtgacctctctagaggccatatttttcaatggatcttcatgaaaattggtcagaattttttatcttgatgatatctaggtcacatgtgctcaaaaa comes from the Mercenaria mercenaria strain notata chromosome 9, MADL_Memer_1, whole genome shotgun sequence genome and includes:
- the LOC123546104 gene encoding uncharacterized protein LOC123546104, giving the protein MASKRNLYRPAQVQENVGQRKPRKTLAQGRLITNGAPSQGSVPASASQNVSLASNTSVRKVAVSRPNVSHMISDESTNDSQLHQTSLVQGRLEESVFSPRRCVPKVSEPRTPNRGPPARSLDLTDSEMGEETPELRSRYQKPDEVLCIDASRQTVNPDVSEVDIRIGVDKSPVKIVCHSPSRINHSLRQHNAVIDSGENIRQSRHRTPVIMKEKLQDDHIDPYTAVQSIPMTPPQQDRRVLQSLSTNYPQPDFSDSGGSDKFLVERLDDKFSIASDNDTSSVKEYTVTNHKLKDKEVMGDRVPSSTKKEKRPETAKKKKGRMVPSRYMQAAESKVKASLSSRMEKSSFDKTSKTSKSMDYPQSVKKSARKVRRNVTRDAAPERPVTPDNQSISSTGGKTSTPTMDGSHLSHDMDIDASAIHPEVSLLAGDTSRLHQSAGKPGSGKTRSRLKQDLRDELMGQSILSNVSMCNQSVLASKPKQKLDAKTVQQKLDLLYMYNLQWAFLEAKAKKTFHEQEKQAMAQIYGLYEEVENLRKVKSEREQQHARFRHTNITDNLAEVQRQCLGPVVNNLPSLQKQYSNLAYALDTTRHQIPTKDIHLPENEEQFQAKLEAQLLESERLLGEVSAVTRQDVPTISAMGNAMVTMEQAVEGMEEELRKSRELLAATETLTMHECSLRVQEIQLLDQS